A single window of Hyla sarda isolate aHylSar1 chromosome 2, aHylSar1.hap1, whole genome shotgun sequence DNA harbors:
- the LOC130357829 gene encoding protein spinster homolog 1-like, with protein MASPQDPLLKEEEEAMEDHSDMDVEKGDIPERQNLPSLSVMSAARSIITVVILAFVNLLIYANRSSVAGVLPYIQKAYDTNASLSGLLNTLFIGSYVLVAPIAGYLGDHCNKKYTVCAGVIVWLSMTLTLSFIPDGYFLLFLLTSGLVGAGEATFCTIAPSIIADLFTSDQRTRMLNVFYSVIPVGCGLGYIIGPKVTDAARGDWHWAFRVTPGLGLIAVALLILVTKELPRTTTNGKKNNKSQKFAKWATDLKKLFKNRSFMLTTMGSTAVSFIVGAIGVWGPSYLTHARTLLQEKDPCRAEPCDYHDILIFGVVTVVSGILGVVAGTEISKRYRKSNPRADPLVCGCAMMLSAPFLLLALTFGNISLVATNIFIFIGETLLSVNFTLISDIILKVVTPWRRSSALAVQMTIYHLLGDAGSPYLIGLISDTYERGYAKSPLLKYRSLEYALMTCTIMAVIGGAFFMATALYIERDEKEAEMESEPPSSSSSSLLPADEDCASD; from the coding sequence atggcctctccacaagacccattgctgaaggaggaggaagaagcaatggaggaccatagtgatatggatgtagaaaagggcgatatccctgagaggcagaacctgccatctctaagcgtgatgtctgccgcacgttccatcatcaccgtagtgatcctcgcctttgttaatttgctcatctatgcaaatcgctccagcgtggcgggggtgctgccttatatacagaaagcatatgacaccaatgctagtctgtccggcttattgaatacattgttcattggaagctacgtgctggtcgcaccaattgccggatatttgggcgaccactgtaataagaaatatactgtttgcgcaggagtcatcgtttggctgagcatgacacttaccctgtcattcatcccagatgggtacttcctgctcttcctgctgacgagtggactggttggagccggagaggcgactttctgcaccatcgccccctccatcattgcagacctttttacaagtgaccagcggacccgcatgctgaacgtgttttactccgtcatacctgtaggctgcggactaggatacatcatcgggcccaaagtgactgatgcagcaaggggcgattggcactgggcgtttcgggtcacccctggcctgggcctcatagctgtagCTTTgttgattttggtcacaaaggagcttccaagaacgactacaaacgggaagaagaacaacaaatcccagaagtttgccaaatgggcgacagatctgaaaaaactatttaaaaatcgaagcttcatgttaaccaccatgggatcgacggctgtatccttcatagtgggagccataggtgtatggggtccgtcatacctgacccacgcacgaacactcctacaagagaaggacccttgccgtgctgaaccgtgtgactatcacgacatcctaatatttggtgtggttacagtcgtttccggcattctgggagttgtagcagggacggagataagtaaaagatatcgtaaatccaacccacgggcggacccgcttgtgtgtggatgcgcgatgatgctctccgccccttttcttctgttggcattgacttttggcaacatcagcctcgttgccaccaacatcttcatcttcatcggagagacgcttctgtcagtaaatttcaccctcatatctgacattatactaaaagtagtaactccgtggaggagatcttcagccctggccgtgcagatgacaatctatcacctcctaggtgacgccggcagcccgtacctcatcggcttgatatctgacacctacgaacgaggatatgccaaatcccctcttctgaaataccgcagcctggagtatgccctcatgacctgcaccataatggcagtcatcggaggggccttcttcatggccacggctctatatatagagagggacgaaaaagaagcagagatggaatcagaacctccgtcatcctcctcctcctcactgcttcctgccgatgaggactgcgcttcagactga